Proteins encoded within one genomic window of Malaclemys terrapin pileata isolate rMalTer1 chromosome 22, rMalTer1.hap1, whole genome shotgun sequence:
- the LOC128827668 gene encoding sialin-like isoform X3, which yields MLPLCSTNSYHLGKAPVYDWSAKTQGVILSAFFYGYLFTQLLGGYWSGMFGGKLVLGYGLLSTSALTLLVPLAASLGAPYLIGLQALQGMAEGVIFPAQYTLWAKWAPPLERSRLMNLAEAGCTFGTFITFPAAGIICQYLGWPYIFFIFGGIGCVWCVFWFLLVYEDPACHPRISAGEKEYIVSSLANQGSSHGRSLPLLAMMKSLPLWAIAVAYFCNDWLFYTLLTSMPTYMSDVLHFDIRENGLLSALPYIGNWLGTIVSGLLADFLLSKHMFSTATVRKLFSVLGMLLPAISLVAVSYVGCDYTAAVVFLTLSMTVISMCGAGFNINQIDIAPRYAGFLLGVTNTFGTVSGIIAPTAVGFLTSQDLLTGWRNVFFVSAALNLFGLLFYVTFGSGTIQDWAREDTALQ from the exons TCTTCACCCAGCTCCTCGGCGGATACTGGTCGGGAATGTTCGGAGGGAAGTTAGTGTTGGGCTACGGGCTGCTCTCTACCTCGGCTCTCACCCTTCTCGTGCCGCTGGCAGCTAGCCTGGGAGCACCGTACCTCATTGGGCTGCAGGCACTGCAGGGCATGGCAGAG GGAGTGATATTTCCAGCCCAATACACGCTTTGGGCAAAATGGGCTCCCCCCTTGGAACGCAGTAGGCTCATGAACCTCGCTGAAGCTG GATGCACTTTTGGGACCTTCATCACCTTCCCTGCAGCTGGGATCATCTGCCAGTACCTGGGGTGGCCTTACATCTTCTTCATCTTCG GTGGCATTGGCTGCGTTTGGTGTGTGTTCTGGTTCCTTCTCGTTTATGAAGATCCTGCATGTCACCCTCGTATTAGTGCTGGCGAGAAGGAGTACATTGTGTCATCACTGGCTAATCAG GGCAGCTCTCACGGACGCTCCCTTCCACTCCTGGCCATGATGAAATCACTGCCTCTTTGGGCCATCGCAGTCGCCTATTTCTGCAATGACTGGCTGTTCTACACGCTGCTGACGTCAATGCCAACGTACATGAGTGACGTGCTCCACTTTGACATCAGAGAG AATGGGCTTCTCTCTGCACTTCCTTACATTGGGAACTGGCTGGGTACCATCGTGTCGGGGCTGCTGGCAGACTTCCTCCTGTCCAAGCACATGTTCAGCACAGCAACGGTTCGGAAGCTCTTCTCGGTGCTGG gGATGTTGCTCCCAGCCATCTCCCTGGTGGCCGTGTCCTACGTCGGCTGCGATTACACGGCAGCTGTGGTCTTTCTGACATTGTCCATGACAGTAATCAGCATGTGTGGGGCTGGCTTCAACATTAACCAGATCGACATTGCTCCCAG atATGCTGGGTTTCTGCTGGGAGTCACAAACACCTTCGGAACGGTCTCAGGAATAATTGCTCCCACTGCAGTTGGGTTCCTCACCAGCCAG GACCTCCTGACTGGCTGGAGGAATGTCTTCTTCGTGTCAGCGGCCCTAAATCTCTTTGGCCTGCTATTCTATGTAACCTTTGGCAGTGGAACTATCCAGGACTGGGCTAGAGAGGACACTGCTCTCCAATGA